The following proteins come from a genomic window of Phnomibacter ginsenosidimutans:
- a CDS encoding glycosyltransferase, which yields MYQSKSKNIIIIGPAHPLRPGGITTFNERLCKALNDAGHTCSIWSFSLQYPSFLFPGTSQFTDAPAPEGLQIVTAINSVNPLNWWQVGNRIKKAKPDVVIVRYWIPFMGPCLGTILRRIKGNKHTRIVCIADNIQPHESRPGDKWFTKYFVQPVDRFLVMSQQVLQDLRLFSNKPAQLLPHPLYDNFGERVSSIEARAWLRQHKQLDIQDNDNVLLFFGLIRQYKGLDLLLEAMQQLQATHVKLLIAGEYYDDPSKYEALLQHPAVKDKLLLHTRFVANDEVKYFACAADCIVQPYRHATQSGVTPVAFHFEVPMLVTNVGGLPEMVPDDVAGVVCEPNADSIAEGIQTYLHKGKAHYMPGLLQEKQQLSWEKLVEQILEV from the coding sequence GTGTACCAAAGCAAATCTAAAAATATCATCATCATAGGTCCGGCGCATCCGTTGCGGCCGGGAGGCATTACCACCTTTAACGAGCGACTGTGTAAAGCACTCAACGATGCAGGACATACATGCAGCATCTGGTCTTTCAGCTTGCAGTATCCTTCGTTTTTATTTCCCGGCACCTCACAGTTTACCGATGCACCGGCACCGGAAGGTTTGCAGATTGTAACGGCCATCAATTCTGTGAATCCACTCAACTGGTGGCAGGTGGGCAACCGCATAAAAAAAGCCAAACCCGATGTAGTGATAGTGCGGTACTGGATTCCATTTATGGGGCCTTGCCTAGGCACTATTTTGCGCCGCATCAAGGGCAACAAGCACACCCGCATTGTGTGCATCGCCGACAACATTCAACCCCACGAAAGCCGCCCCGGCGACAAGTGGTTTACCAAATATTTTGTGCAGCCTGTTGATCGCTTTTTGGTGATGAGCCAGCAAGTGCTGCAAGACCTGCGTCTGTTTAGCAACAAACCCGCCCAACTGTTGCCGCATCCTTTGTACGACAATTTTGGTGAACGTGTATCCAGCATCGAAGCCAGAGCCTGGCTGCGCCAACACAAACAACTCGACATTCAGGATAACGATAACGTATTGCTGTTTTTTGGATTGATACGCCAGTACAAAGGGCTAGACCTTTTGCTCGAAGCCATGCAACAATTGCAGGCAACCCATGTGAAGCTGCTCATTGCCGGCGAGTACTACGACGACCCATCGAAATACGAAGCGCTGTTGCAACACCCTGCGGTAAAGGACAAACTGCTGTTGCATACCCGCTTTGTAGCCAACGATGAAGTAAAATATTTTGCCTGTGCTGCAGATTGTATTGTGCAACCTTACCGTCATGCTACGCAAAGCGGCGTTACTCCAGTCGCCTTTCATTTTGAAGTACCCATGCTGGTAACCAATGTAGGTGGCCTGCCCGAAATGGTACCCGATGATGTAGCCGGTGTGGTATGCGAACCCAATGCCGACAGTATAGCCGAAGGCATTCAAACCTATTTGCACAAAGGCAAAGCACATTACATGCCTGGCCTGCTGCAAGAAAAACAACAACTAAGCTGGGAAAAACTAGTAGAACAGATTTTGGAAGTTTGA
- the glgB gene encoding 1,4-alpha-glucan branching protein GlgB: MCAEHKKPAQKVAAHAQKQPIAKAKKAPAKATLKDEPHAAPAVKAKATPKKKNTKTTIHLRYEDQHFVDSTKPVWNYSRFTPEDLQNLHQGTLYRGYDLFGAHAMQVLDTDGYYFAVWAPNASSVSVMGDFNQWKAHSHELFVRLDQSGIWEGFIPGVKKGDAYKFHVVGFQGVRLDKGDPYALFWEKRPKTASVAWSIHDYQWNDSEWMKKRKNHNSLNAPWNVYEVHLASWMRPVKDDEESYNTYTQIAERLVPYVKEMGFTHVELMPVMEHPYDGSWGYQGTGYFAPTSRFGTPQEFMGLIDAFHQAGIGVILDWVPSHFPYDMHGLFMFDGTHTYEYADMRKGYHPDWNSYIFNYKRAEVKSFLISSARFWFDKYHIDGFRVDAVSSMLRLDYSRNEGQWEPNEFGGNGNIEAIAFLKEMNEMIYRDFPDTQTIAEEATDWPGVSKPTFADGLGFGMKWMMGWMHDTLKYFKKDPIFRQFQQDQFSFSMMYYHDENFMLPLSHDEVVHGKSPMLYKMPGDEWQKFANLRLLYTYMFTHPGGKLLFMGNEFGSTQEWNHKTELPWELLQYDCHRLLKDCVRDVLHLVKEEPAFYEIQFDADCFEWVEINRRAECVMAFRRRAKKEKDDVIVVFNMTPVVRHDFPIYATGKKQWKEIFNSDSKAYWGTGDVFNPDIPCTLVDKESKRYELKLHLPALGAIVLK, encoded by the coding sequence ATGTGTGCCGAACATAAAAAGCCTGCGCAAAAAGTGGCTGCACATGCTCAAAAGCAACCCATAGCCAAAGCCAAAAAGGCACCGGCAAAAGCCACGCTGAAAGATGAACCACATGCTGCTCCTGCTGTAAAAGCAAAAGCAACACCAAAGAAAAAGAACACTAAAACCACCATACACTTGCGATACGAAGACCAGCATTTTGTAGACAGCACAAAACCTGTGTGGAACTACAGCCGCTTTACACCCGAAGATTTGCAAAACCTGCATCAGGGTACCTTGTACCGTGGGTACGATTTGTTTGGGGCACATGCCATGCAAGTGCTCGATACCGATGGTTACTACTTTGCAGTGTGGGCACCCAATGCATCTTCTGTAAGTGTGATGGGCGATTTCAACCAATGGAAAGCACATAGCCACGAGTTGTTTGTACGCCTCGATCAATCGGGCATTTGGGAAGGATTTATTCCCGGTGTAAAAAAAGGCGATGCGTATAAATTTCATGTGGTAGGCTTTCAGGGCGTACGCTTGGATAAGGGTGATCCGTATGCTTTGTTTTGGGAGAAGCGCCCCAAAACGGCTTCGGTGGCATGGAGCATTCATGACTATCAATGGAACGATAGTGAGTGGATGAAAAAACGTAAAAATCACAACTCGCTGAATGCACCGTGGAATGTGTATGAAGTGCATTTGGCCAGCTGGATGCGGCCCGTAAAAGACGACGAAGAGAGCTACAATACCTATACACAAATAGCCGAGCGTTTGGTGCCCTATGTAAAAGAAATGGGCTTCACGCATGTTGAATTGATGCCCGTGATGGAGCATCCATACGATGGTAGCTGGGGCTATCAGGGCACCGGTTATTTTGCCCCCACCAGCCGCTTTGGTACGCCGCAGGAATTCATGGGGTTGATTGATGCTTTCCATCAGGCAGGCATTGGTGTCATCCTCGATTGGGTGCCTTCGCATTTTCCGTACGACATGCACGGCCTCTTTATGTTCGATGGTACGCATACCTACGAATACGCCGATATGCGCAAAGGCTATCACCCCGATTGGAACAGCTACATTTTCAATTACAAGCGGGCTGAAGTAAAATCATTCCTCATCAGCTCGGCTCGTTTTTGGTTTGATAAATACCACATCGATGGCTTTCGGGTAGATGCGGTGAGCAGTATGCTGCGCCTCGATTACAGCCGCAATGAAGGCCAGTGGGAACCCAACGAATTTGGCGGCAACGGTAACATTGAAGCCATTGCTTTTTTGAAGGAAATGAACGAGATGATTTACCGCGATTTTCCGGATACACAAACCATAGCCGAAGAAGCAACGGACTGGCCGGGGGTAAGCAAACCTACTTTTGCCGATGGCCTTGGCTTTGGTATGAAATGGATGATGGGCTGGATGCACGATACGTTGAAGTACTTCAAAAAGGACCCTATTTTCCGGCAGTTTCAGCAAGATCAGTTTTCGTTTAGCATGATGTACTACCACGACGAAAACTTTATGCTGCCACTCAGCCACGATGAAGTGGTGCATGGCAAGAGCCCCATGCTCTACAAAATGCCTGGTGATGAATGGCAGAAGTTTGCCAACCTTCGTTTGCTGTACACGTACATGTTTACGCATCCCGGCGGCAAGCTGTTGTTTATGGGCAACGAATTTGGCAGCACACAGGAGTGGAACCACAAAACAGAATTGCCTTGGGAGTTACTGCAATACGACTGCCACCGCCTGCTGAAAGATTGTGTGCGGGATGTGCTGCACCTGGTAAAAGAAGAACCTGCTTTTTATGAAATACAATTTGATGCCGATTGCTTTGAGTGGGTGGAAATCAATCGCAGGGCAGAGTGTGTGATGGCGTTCCGCCGCAGGGCTAAAAAAGAAAAAGATGATGTGATAGTGGTGTTCAACATGACACCCGTGGTGCGTCACGACTTTCCGATTTATGCAACCGGCAAAAAGCAGTGGAAAGAAATCTTCAACTCCGACAGCAAAGCTTACTGGGGCACAGGCGATGTATTCAATCCCGACATACCTTGTACGTTGGTAGACAAAGAAAGCAAGCGGTACGAGCTGAAATTACACTTACCGGCACTGGGTGCTATTGTGTTGAAATAG
- a CDS encoding dehydrogenase — translation MHFRSKAPLRLGFAGGGTDVDPYASRFGGAVLNASIDLFAHASIEPLQENAIVLHDLDNKQELRFAWAPQLPTLHALPLHAAVFNRIHAQYGLPLSGFSLITSVDAPIGSGLGTSSTLVVAIISAFAEMLQLPLGEYDIARLAYDIERNDLQFAGGHQDQYAASFGGINFMEFGPGEQVIVNPLRIRHEVLQELEHNLVLYYTGHARQSGRIIEEQQANVRNDAQPSIQAMHHLKQQALLMKEALLKGRLQDMGDLFDIGFAYKKQMANGISNPHIEALYAAAKNAGATGGKISGAGGGGFVFFYCPNNTRHRVTETLNSFGGQVYPFHFCMHGVQSWTI, via the coding sequence ATGCACTTCCGATCGAAAGCTCCATTGCGGTTAGGTTTTGCCGGTGGCGGTACGGATGTCGATCCGTATGCCAGCCGCTTTGGTGGCGCCGTGCTCAATGCCAGCATCGATTTATTTGCACATGCCAGTATAGAACCGCTGCAGGAAAATGCCATTGTATTGCACGACCTCGATAACAAGCAGGAATTGCGTTTTGCATGGGCGCCGCAATTGCCCACCCTGCATGCGTTACCATTGCATGCAGCAGTCTTTAATCGCATACATGCACAGTATGGTTTACCATTATCGGGCTTCTCTCTCATTACTTCAGTAGATGCGCCCATTGGCTCTGGCCTTGGAACATCCAGCACACTTGTGGTAGCCATCATTAGTGCCTTTGCCGAAATGTTGCAGCTGCCACTCGGCGAATACGACATTGCACGACTAGCCTACGACATTGAACGCAACGACCTGCAATTTGCCGGCGGTCATCAAGACCAATATGCAGCCAGTTTTGGTGGCATTAATTTCATGGAATTTGGCCCCGGCGAACAAGTGATTGTAAATCCACTCCGCATTCGCCACGAAGTACTGCAAGAACTGGAGCACAACCTGGTGCTCTACTACACTGGCCATGCCCGCCAGAGTGGCCGCATTATTGAAGAACAGCAAGCCAATGTGCGGAATGATGCACAGCCAAGTATTCAAGCCATGCATCATTTGAAACAACAAGCCTTGCTCATGAAAGAAGCCTTGCTCAAAGGCCGCTTGCAAGACATGGGCGATTTGTTTGATATTGGTTTTGCCTACAAAAAACAAATGGCCAACGGCATCAGCAATCCACATATTGAGGCCTTGTATGCCGCAGCTAAAAATGCGGGCGCTACAGGAGGTAAAATCAGTGGTGCCGGTGGTGGTGGTTTTGTTTTCTTTTACTGCCCCAACAATACCCGCCACCGGGTGACAGAAACTTTGAATAGCTTTGGCGGCCAGGTATATCCGTTTCATTTTTGCATGCACGGTGTACAATCCTGGACCATTTAA
- the lepA gene encoding translation elongation factor 4 encodes MKEIRNFCIIAHIDHGKSTLADRLLQTTNTISERQMMDQVLDDMDLEREKGITIKSHAIQLDYNYTGSKPELAGQKFTLNLIDTPGHVDFSYEVSRALAACEGALLLVDAAQGIQAQTISNLYLALENDLEIIPVINKIDMDGAMVEEVEDQIIDLIGCKREDILRASGRTGLGVPEILEAIVERIPAPVGDPEAPLQALIFDSVFNSFRGIIVYYRIVNGTLKKGDKVKFAAVGTEYEADEVGILKMGLAPRQVVNCGDVGYIITGIKNAKEVKVGDTITLASRPAEMIKGFEEVKPMVFAGIFPVETDAFEELRDCMEKLQLNDASLTFELETSQALGFGFRCGFLGMLHMEIIQERLEREFNQTVITTVPNVSFIATTTKGEVITISNPADMPEVVRIEKIDEPFIKAQIITKPEYIGNIMTLCIGKRGMLINQGYLTPTRVELIFEMPLTEIVFDFYDKLKSQTRGYASFDYHPIGYRESDIVKMDILLNSDKVDALSALIHRGRAQGVWP; translated from the coding sequence ATGAAGGAGATACGGAATTTTTGCATTATTGCCCACATCGACCATGGTAAGAGCACCCTGGCCGACCGACTGTTGCAAACCACCAATACCATCAGCGAACGACAAATGATGGATCAGGTGCTGGACGATATGGACCTGGAGCGGGAAAAAGGCATCACCATTAAGAGCCACGCCATCCAGCTCGATTATAACTATACCGGCAGCAAGCCCGAATTGGCTGGCCAAAAATTTACCCTCAACCTCATTGATACCCCCGGCCACGTAGACTTTAGCTACGAAGTAAGCCGGGCACTGGCTGCCTGCGAAGGCGCCCTGCTGCTGGTGGATGCTGCCCAAGGTATTCAGGCGCAAACCATCAGCAACCTCTATTTGGCATTAGAAAACGACCTCGAAATCATCCCCGTCATCAACAAGATCGATATGGATGGCGCCATGGTGGAGGAAGTAGAAGACCAAATCATCGACCTGATTGGCTGCAAGCGGGAAGACATTCTTCGTGCCAGTGGCCGTACGGGTTTGGGTGTGCCCGAAATATTGGAAGCCATTGTAGAACGCATACCCGCACCGGTGGGCGACCCCGAAGCGCCGTTGCAGGCACTCATCTTCGATAGTGTATTCAATAGTTTCCGTGGCATCATCGTATATTATCGTATTGTAAATGGTACACTCAAAAAAGGCGACAAAGTAAAATTTGCTGCCGTGGGTACCGAGTACGAAGCCGACGAAGTAGGCATTTTGAAAATGGGATTGGCACCTCGTCAGGTAGTCAACTGCGGCGATGTAGGCTACATCATTACCGGTATTAAAAATGCCAAAGAAGTAAAAGTGGGTGATACCATTACCCTGGCCAGCCGCCCTGCGGAAATGATCAAAGGTTTTGAAGAAGTAAAGCCCATGGTATTTGCGGGCATCTTCCCTGTAGAAACCGATGCCTTTGAAGAACTGCGGGATTGCATGGAAAAACTGCAGCTCAACGATGCCTCTCTCACCTTCGAACTCGAAACCTCACAAGCCCTCGGCTTTGGTTTCCGATGCGGTTTCCTGGGTATGCTGCACATGGAAATTATTCAGGAGCGACTGGAGCGGGAGTTTAACCAAACAGTAATTACCACCGTACCCAACGTAAGTTTTATTGCTACCACTACCAAGGGCGAAGTCATTACCATCAGCAACCCGGCCGATATGCCCGAAGTGGTGCGAATTGAAAAAATAGACGAGCCATTCATCAAAGCACAAATCATTACCAAGCCCGAGTACATTGGCAATATCATGACCTTGTGCATTGGCAAGCGGGGCATGCTCATCAATCAGGGCTATCTTACACCTACCCGTGTTGAGCTCATTTTCGAAATGCCGCTCACCGAAATCGTGTTCGACTTTTACGACAAACTGAAGAGTCAAACCCGTGGATACGCTTCGTTCGATTACCATCCCATTGGCTACCGCGAAAGTGATATTGTAAAAATGGACATCCTGCTCAACAGTGATAAAGTGGATGCATTGAGTGCCCTTATTCACCGTGGCCGTGCACAGGGAGTTTGGCCGTAA
- a CDS encoding HAD-IIIA family hydrolase, whose amino-acid sequence MPDSSHSVIFLAGGAGTRLQSVTGSTPKCLAPVDGQPFLYHLLQRLLAQGFQHFVLALGVGASEVEEAAAAWQQYHPHIRIDFSIETTPLGTGGAVLQALSLCKSDDVLILNADSYLDCSFADALHKHQQYKAVATVLLSHMQHADRYGLVQVDAQHRIVQFHENEAHSNGLINAGAYWLNRQLFDVSAFPASCSWEKIIMPHLLVQAQLYGVATTGYFIDIGIPEDYAKAQTDFAHSFPMLQPDKSWTLFLDRDGVINIEKVKDYIHHWDEFQFYPDAVKAIAVFSKIFSRIIIVTNQKGVGKGVTLQENLDEIHQRMTAAIETAGGRIDAIYYCPDTDDKSPNRKPNPGMAFQAKANFPEIDFSRSIMVGNNTSDLYFARNAGMQAVFLRSTQPDLQLPPALADMESPSLSHLAQVWQRQPIG is encoded by the coding sequence ATGCCCGATTCTTCACATAGCGTCATCTTTCTGGCAGGCGGTGCCGGCACCCGTTTGCAATCGGTAACGGGGAGCACACCCAAATGTTTAGCGCCGGTAGATGGGCAACCTTTTTTGTACCACCTGCTGCAAAGGCTGTTGGCACAAGGCTTTCAGCACTTTGTACTGGCTTTGGGTGTTGGTGCTAGCGAAGTAGAAGAAGCTGCTGCAGCATGGCAGCAATATCATCCCCATATCCGTATCGACTTTTCAATTGAAACTACTCCACTCGGTACTGGCGGTGCTGTGTTGCAGGCTTTATCGTTGTGCAAAAGTGATGATGTGCTGATACTGAATGCTGACAGTTATTTGGATTGCTCTTTTGCGGATGCATTACATAAACATCAGCAATACAAAGCCGTGGCAACCGTGCTGCTCAGCCACATGCAGCATGCCGACCGCTACGGATTGGTGCAAGTAGATGCGCAACACCGCATCGTTCAGTTTCATGAAAATGAAGCCCATAGCAACGGGCTCATCAACGCAGGTGCCTATTGGCTAAACAGACAATTGTTTGATGTATCAGCATTTCCCGCTTCCTGCTCTTGGGAAAAAATCATCATGCCACACTTGCTGGTACAAGCACAATTGTATGGTGTGGCCACAACAGGTTACTTCATCGACATTGGCATACCCGAAGATTACGCTAAAGCACAAACCGATTTCGCTCATTCTTTTCCTATGCTACAACCCGATAAAAGCTGGACACTTTTTCTCGACCGCGACGGCGTCATCAACATTGAAAAAGTGAAAGATTATATCCATCATTGGGATGAGTTTCAGTTTTACCCCGATGCTGTAAAAGCCATTGCTGTATTCAGCAAGATTTTCAGTCGCATCATTATTGTCACCAATCAAAAAGGGGTGGGCAAAGGCGTAACGCTGCAAGAGAATCTCGATGAGATTCACCAACGCATGACGGCGGCCATTGAAACAGCCGGTGGCCGCATCGATGCCATTTACTATTGCCCCGATACCGACGACAAAAGCCCGAACCGCAAGCCCAATCCGGGCATGGCTTTTCAGGCCAAAGCCAATTTTCCTGAGATTGATTTCAGCCGCTCCATCATGGTCGGCAACAATACCAGCGACTTGTATTTTGCCCGCAATGCCGGCATGCAAGCTGTGTTTTTGCGCAGCACTCAACCCGACTTGCAATTACCTCCTGCCCTCGCCGATATGGAATCGCCTAGTCTGTCGCATCTTGCCCAGGTGTGGCAACGCCAGCCAATTGGCTAA
- a CDS encoding D-sedoheptulose-7-phosphate isomerase, with translation MQATIQQIFQSSIDAKQQLLASERLLQLTETVSVLITEAFRNGHRLYFCGNGGSAADAQHLAAEFTGAFYNRNRPALPAEALHVNTSYITAAANDYDYNSIYSRLVEGIMQSGDVLVGLSTSGNSGNVVKAFEAARAKGVITVGMTGEKGGALRPLSDYLFDVPSNDTPRIQECHMLIGHTICQLVEAQIFPA, from the coding sequence ATGCAAGCAACCATTCAACAAATATTTCAATCGTCGATTGATGCCAAGCAACAGCTGCTGGCCAGCGAACGATTGTTGCAACTCACCGAAACAGTGAGTGTACTCATTACCGAAGCATTTCGCAATGGCCATCGCCTCTATTTCTGTGGCAATGGTGGCAGCGCCGCCGATGCACAACATTTGGCAGCAGAATTTACCGGTGCCTTTTACAACCGCAACCGGCCAGCCCTGCCTGCAGAAGCCTTGCATGTAAACACATCGTATATCACCGCTGCTGCAAATGATTATGATTACAACAGCATTTACAGCCGATTGGTGGAAGGCATCATGCAGTCCGGCGATGTGCTGGTGGGCCTGAGCACCAGTGGCAACAGTGGCAATGTGGTAAAGGCTTTTGAAGCGGCCCGTGCCAAAGGTGTCATCACCGTTGGTATGACCGGCGAAAAAGGTGGTGCATTGCGCCCCCTTAGCGACTATCTTTTTGATGTACCATCGAACGATACGCCACGCATACAAGAGTGCCACATGCTCATTGGCCATACCATTTGTCAGCTGGTAGAAGCACAGATTTTTCCTGCATAA